A DNA window from Aminiphilus circumscriptus DSM 16581 contains the following coding sequences:
- a CDS encoding alanine racemase, with the protein MAPTLRIDLEKIRSNTWEVARRCKKHGIHLAGVTKGVCGSPEVAFAMIEGGCASLFDSRVANLRRLKEANVPVPVHLLRIPMLSELKEVIEFANGTLVSMIETIERLDLLCEQRRRKLEVLLMVDVGDLREGVWPDEMERFAQVLRRCRWVQCTGIGTNLGCFGGVLPTPLNLTRLVELKGELEHLLASPVPFVSGGGTSSLYLLEEERMPAGINHLRVGEAILLGRDVSRNRYLPGMHRNAILFEAEIIELRRKPSVPIGTIGADAFGNVPVFEDRGFG; encoded by the coding sequence ATGGCACCCACATTGCGCATCGATCTGGAAAAAATCAGGAGCAACACCTGGGAAGTGGCGCGGCGCTGCAAGAAACACGGCATTCACCTTGCGGGAGTGACGAAAGGCGTGTGTGGCTCTCCAGAAGTGGCATTTGCAATGATCGAAGGGGGATGCGCGTCTCTTTTTGACAGCAGAGTGGCGAATCTTCGTAGACTCAAGGAAGCGAACGTTCCCGTTCCAGTGCATCTTCTTCGTATCCCTATGCTCAGTGAGCTGAAGGAGGTGATCGAGTTCGCGAATGGGACCCTTGTCTCCATGATCGAGACCATCGAACGGCTGGACCTGTTATGCGAACAGCGACGACGCAAACTGGAAGTTCTCCTCATGGTGGATGTGGGCGATCTGCGAGAGGGAGTCTGGCCTGATGAGATGGAACGTTTCGCCCAGGTGCTCCGTCGTTGCCGGTGGGTGCAGTGCACCGGCATCGGAACTAATCTGGGCTGTTTCGGCGGCGTGCTCCCCACGCCGCTCAATCTGACGCGGCTGGTGGAACTCAAAGGTGAATTGGAACACCTCCTCGCCTCACCAGTGCCGTTCGTTTCCGGAGGAGGTACGTCCTCTCTGTATCTTCTCGAGGAGGAGCGCATGCCCGCCGGAATAAATCACCTCCGGGTCGGCGAGGCCATTCTTCTCGGGCGGGATGTGTCGAGGAACAGATATCTTCCGGGGATGCATCGTAACGCAATTCTCTTCGAAGCGGAAATCATCGAGCTGCGTAGAAAGCCGAGCGTTCCCATCGGGACGATAGGCGCCGATGCCTTCGGCAATGTTCCCGTTTTCGAGGACCGGGGCTTCGGTTGA
- the cdaA gene encoding diadenylate cyclase CdaA, translated as MFSLVRWLDVLDIAIISFILYRFLLLLLDTRAMQLMKGLFILGGIAAVAKVLQLSALSWLLSKLLGVVFIAIPIIFQPELRRLLEELGRGNLWQRRMAEERAEHLADEVTRALLYLQSQKIGALLVFQRGTGLRDIWRSAVRLNAEISQEEVVSIFWPNNPLHDGAAIFDKDRILAAASYLPLTEKSDLSRSFGTRHRAALGVTEISDAISLVVSEERGEISMAINGHISRGMKEPQIRKLLFSYFRGKKEKQSFFERVRLELLQQLSGENEHEDA; from the coding sequence ATGTTCTCTCTCGTGAGATGGCTGGATGTTCTCGACATCGCCATCATCAGTTTCATCCTCTATCGTTTTTTGTTACTTCTTCTCGACACGAGAGCCATGCAACTCATGAAGGGACTCTTCATCCTCGGCGGCATAGCCGCCGTGGCGAAAGTTCTCCAATTGAGCGCCCTCTCCTGGCTGTTGAGCAAACTCCTGGGAGTCGTCTTCATCGCGATTCCCATCATCTTTCAACCTGAGCTACGCCGCCTTCTGGAAGAATTGGGTCGAGGCAATCTCTGGCAGCGCCGCATGGCGGAAGAGCGGGCGGAACATCTTGCGGACGAGGTGACACGGGCTCTGCTATATCTTCAATCCCAAAAGATCGGTGCTCTGCTCGTCTTCCAGCGAGGAACGGGACTCAGGGACATTTGGCGCTCAGCAGTGCGCCTCAACGCGGAGATTTCCCAGGAAGAAGTGGTTTCCATCTTTTGGCCGAACAACCCACTTCATGATGGCGCCGCGATTTTCGACAAGGACAGGATCCTCGCCGCCGCCTCCTATCTACCGTTAACGGAAAAGAGTGATCTTTCCCGTTCCTTCGGAACACGGCACAGAGCGGCGCTGGGTGTCACGGAAATTTCCGATGCCATCTCTCTCGTCGTCTCCGAAGAGCGTGGAGAAATCTCGATGGCAATCAACGGTCACATCTCCAGGGGAATGAAGGAACCCCAGATACGGAAACTTCTCTTCTCTTATTTCCGGGGCAAGAAAGAGAAACAGTCCTTTTTCGAGCGGGTTCGTCTGGAGTTGCTGCAGCAATTGTCAGGAGAAAATGAACATGAGGATGCTTGA
- a CDS encoding CdaR family protein, whose translation MRMLERIDAMLNSRLFLRIASVVIAVLIWLYAAGERNAETVKTFEVSLEYRNLGVGLTLSDAPDKVNVQVTGARNILAAMTPQNLIATVDLRDLGPGRHTLPVTSLAPSGVRITTVTPPYAEVQVLRLIEKTLPVSLNMEGTFPEGVSLESSDLDPREVLLRGDEALLQKIQKVTVVTTPQELIRGEGFLELPVRLPLSGRVEHLSVIPKSVVFSYTLKRDLPRREVPLRMHILGEVDPDFSVTSITVDPPSVILQGPSAQLDLIDQIDLMPLDISGMKETAVFSIDIVPPVGNDNEGLLPIRSATIRVTISPKSETRMISGVRVGISGKSIYPNWRVEPGTVEVVVKGLPSALENLPEVEAYVDVTNLVSRRATVPVRARSKGGALEIVEIRPPNVTAYAIVD comes from the coding sequence ATGAGGATGCTTGAGCGCATTGATGCAATGCTCAACTCGCGGCTTTTTCTTCGGATCGCCTCGGTGGTCATCGCGGTGTTAATCTGGCTTTACGCGGCGGGGGAACGGAATGCGGAGACGGTGAAGACCTTCGAGGTTTCCCTGGAGTACCGAAATCTCGGAGTCGGCTTGACTCTTTCGGATGCGCCCGACAAAGTCAACGTGCAGGTCACCGGAGCGAGGAATATTCTCGCCGCCATGACTCCGCAGAACCTCATCGCCACGGTGGATCTGCGAGATCTCGGCCCAGGACGTCATACGCTTCCCGTGACGTCCCTCGCGCCGTCGGGGGTACGTATCACTACGGTGACACCTCCTTACGCGGAAGTGCAGGTTCTTCGGCTCATCGAAAAAACACTCCCCGTGTCGCTCAACATGGAGGGAACTTTCCCGGAGGGAGTGTCTCTGGAGTCGTCGGATCTCGATCCGAGGGAAGTGCTTCTTCGCGGAGACGAGGCACTGCTGCAGAAAATCCAGAAAGTGACCGTGGTGACGACACCACAGGAGTTGATACGTGGAGAAGGTTTTCTGGAACTTCCTGTTCGCCTTCCCCTCTCGGGACGGGTGGAACATCTTTCGGTGATTCCAAAGAGCGTTGTTTTTTCCTACACCTTGAAGCGTGATCTTCCACGTCGTGAAGTTCCTTTGCGAATGCATATTCTCGGTGAGGTCGATCCCGATTTTTCCGTGACATCCATCACTGTTGACCCCCCCTCCGTGATTCTTCAGGGGCCATCGGCTCAGCTCGATCTGATCGACCAAATTGACCTGATGCCCCTCGATATTTCGGGAATGAAGGAGACAGCAGTTTTTTCCATAGACATCGTCCCCCCGGTAGGAAACGACAATGAAGGGTTATTGCCGATTCGTTCGGCCACGATTCGTGTCACGATTTCTCCTAAGAGTGAAACCCGTATGATTTCCGGAGTGCGGGTCGGCATCAGTGGAAAAAGCATTTATCCGAACTGGAGAGTCGAACCGGGAACAGTCGAGGTTGTTGTCAAAGGGCTTCCCTCCGCGCTGGAGAATCTTCCGGAAGTCGAAGCCTATGTGGATGTGACGAACCTCGTTTCAAGGCGGGCCACCGTTCCCGTACGGGCCAGAAGTAAAGGCGGAGCGTTGGAAATCGTGGAGATCCGTCCTCCGAACGTTACTGCCTATGCGATCGTTGATTGA
- the glmM gene encoding phosphoglucosamine mutase — protein sequence MLTASGKVRCLFGTDGVRDVANRGAMTPEMAMSLSRAYVWWLTQNGFARPHVIVGRDTRRSGSMLEAAVLAGLTSAGAEASVAGILPTPGVSFAIRSQRVQGGAVISASHNPAEYNGLKFFDKNGFKLSDDDEATIEEFLEDHLLDQWRPTGASVGEITHESERYGDAYVEWLVSLANGINVSGASPLVLDCAHGAAFAVAEEFVRRCRLPVTLVGAKPDGLNINDGVGVMYLPHLAESVKEKGAALGIALDGDADRVLLVDKFGRTIDGDILLWVLARWLKAKNSLGAGVVATVMSNMALEEHLALEGIPVFRCPVGDKYVVETMRYQRSALGGEQSGHIISGEHVSTGDGLCTGILFLHAISELGEDVSSLVDRFDRYPQLLKNVKVRDKKKTMEDARLQDVLSQAERKLRGLGRVFVRSSGTEPFVRILVEAKEKGMLEDICIGVEQVIRHIDSLE from the coding sequence GTGTTAACCGCATCAGGAAAAGTACGCTGTCTTTTTGGTACTGACGGTGTTAGAGACGTTGCCAACAGAGGTGCCATGACCCCAGAAATGGCCATGAGTCTTTCCAGGGCTTACGTATGGTGGTTGACACAAAACGGCTTTGCGCGTCCCCACGTGATTGTGGGAAGGGACACGCGTCGTTCCGGTTCAATGCTGGAGGCTGCCGTATTGGCGGGTTTGACTTCTGCCGGTGCAGAAGCGAGCGTCGCTGGAATCCTTCCAACGCCCGGGGTGAGCTTTGCCATTCGAAGCCAGCGTGTTCAAGGGGGTGCGGTGATCAGTGCCTCACACAACCCCGCTGAATACAATGGGCTCAAATTCTTTGACAAGAATGGATTTAAGCTCAGTGATGACGACGAGGCGACCATTGAGGAATTCCTGGAGGATCATCTCCTCGACCAATGGCGTCCCACGGGTGCTTCTGTTGGAGAGATCACGCACGAGTCGGAGCGGTACGGGGACGCCTATGTGGAGTGGCTCGTTTCCCTGGCAAACGGCATCAACGTATCCGGAGCAAGTCCTCTCGTCCTCGATTGCGCTCATGGTGCAGCCTTTGCCGTTGCGGAAGAGTTCGTCCGACGATGCCGGCTACCCGTCACTCTGGTCGGTGCGAAACCGGATGGCCTCAACATCAACGATGGCGTGGGCGTCATGTACCTTCCGCATCTTGCGGAATCGGTCAAGGAAAAGGGGGCCGCTCTCGGGATCGCCTTGGACGGTGATGCCGACCGAGTCCTGCTCGTCGATAAATTCGGGAGAACTATAGACGGAGACATCCTCCTTTGGGTTTTGGCTCGTTGGCTGAAAGCGAAGAATTCTCTCGGAGCAGGTGTTGTCGCCACCGTGATGAGCAACATGGCCCTTGAAGAGCACTTGGCACTGGAGGGAATTCCCGTCTTTCGTTGCCCCGTCGGCGACAAGTATGTGGTGGAAACAATGCGTTACCAGAGATCTGCTCTGGGAGGCGAACAATCCGGGCACATCATTTCGGGGGAACACGTGTCCACAGGCGATGGACTTTGTACGGGTATTCTCTTTCTTCATGCGATTTCCGAACTTGGCGAGGATGTGTCCAGCCTTGTGGACCGATTTGACCGTTATCCCCAGCTTCTGAAGAATGTCAAGGTTCGCGACAAGAAGAAAACCATGGAGGATGCGCGCCTTCAGGACGTTCTTTCCCAAGCGGAGCGGAAACTCCGTGGGTTGGGTAGAGTTTTCGTCAGATCCTCCGGGACCGAACCTTTTGTACGTATTCTTGTGGAAGCGAAGGAAAAGGGAATGCTGGAGGACATTTGTATCGGTGTGGAACAAGTCATTCGCCACATTGATTCTCTCGAATAG
- the galU gene encoding UTP--glucose-1-phosphate uridylyltransferase GalU, translating into MTTQMQVSKCLFPVAGLGTRFLPATKEIPKEMLPLIDKPIIHYGVEEAVRSGCKDIVFVTGRGKRAIEDYFDRSWELEQLLEARDKFDLRDMVRDISHMARFSYVRQCEPLGLGHAVLCGEQVCEGEPFGVILPDDVMLGTPPVLGQLISVHRTFGGSVLALQEVTPEDTSRYGIVDADPVGEGVYRIRNMVEKPPLSQAPSRLAIMGRYVLSPGIFRELHDLNPGAGGEYQLTDAIRALLDKESVWGFVYRGKRLDCGTKAGWLRATTIMAMEDPETRQIVLSALEEGGNVR; encoded by the coding sequence ATGACGACGCAAATGCAGGTCAGCAAATGCCTTTTCCCAGTAGCCGGGCTCGGTACGCGTTTTCTTCCGGCTACGAAGGAAATTCCCAAAGAAATGCTTCCTCTCATCGACAAACCAATCATTCATTACGGCGTCGAAGAAGCTGTTCGCTCCGGCTGCAAGGACATCGTGTTCGTCACGGGGAGAGGGAAACGGGCCATCGAAGACTATTTCGACAGGTCCTGGGAACTGGAACAGCTTCTCGAGGCGAGAGACAAGTTCGATCTCAGGGACATGGTTCGAGATATCAGCCATATGGCCAGGTTTTCCTATGTCCGCCAGTGTGAACCTCTCGGGCTGGGGCACGCGGTTCTCTGCGGCGAACAGGTCTGTGAAGGCGAACCCTTCGGTGTCATTCTTCCCGACGATGTCATGCTCGGAACACCACCCGTACTCGGGCAGCTCATTTCCGTACACCGTACATTCGGTGGTTCCGTCCTTGCCCTGCAGGAGGTCACACCTGAGGACACGTCACGCTACGGGATCGTGGATGCCGATCCCGTAGGAGAGGGAGTGTACAGAATACGGAACATGGTGGAAAAACCGCCTCTCTCCCAGGCGCCGAGTCGTCTTGCAATCATGGGGCGTTATGTCCTTTCGCCCGGGATTTTTCGAGAACTGCACGACCTGAACCCTGGGGCGGGCGGAGAGTACCAACTCACCGACGCAATTCGGGCTCTTCTCGACAAGGAATCCGTCTGGGGATTCGTCTATCGGGGAAAACGCCTCGATTGCGGTACCAAAGCCGGGTGGCTTCGAGCCACGACGATCATGGCCATGGAAGATCCCGAGACAAGGCAGATCGTTCTGTCGGCGCTCGAAGAAGGGGGGAATGTCCGATAA
- the glmS gene encoding glutamine--fructose-6-phosphate transaminase (isomerizing) — translation MCGIVGYVGFRKAAEVLLDGLRRVEYRGYDSAGLAVRTEKGLEIVKEVGKVSDLEQVARGRNLTGCQGIGHTRWATHGGVTVTNAHPHADGAGRFALVHNGIIENYLDLQEELHAKGVCFFSQTDTEVIVQLLAHLRAETDDMPTALTLLQQRLNGSFALAIIDAQEPECFYCVRRGSPLVLGLGVEECFCASDVSALLPYTKNVVYLEEGDTARVCTKGVEIWNECGEEVCRDVAIVDWDVSMSEKDGYPHYMLKEINEQGAVFRSTLKGRITEGRIDLSNDLDWDASKINSWKNVHIVACGTSYYASLVAQRALEQWTDCHIVVDVASEYRYRRMKADPSTLAVFVSQSGETADTLAAQRKARSEGAHCLAITNVRGSTLAREVHDVLLLKAGPEIGVAATKTFMGQMVALYLLALFLGEARRTLSAAEAKRLAEELLHLPYKVEIVLNRQDAIKEIARKYAEKRNFLYLGRGNTYPVALEGALKLKEISYIHAEAYAAGEMKHGPIALLEPDVPVLVIVPRNSLYEKTLSNIQEAKARHSAIIAVGTDGDALLPHHVEDILWIPWTDEEFVPFLAVVPLQLFAYHAAVLRGCEIDQPRNLAKSVTVE, via the coding sequence GTGTGTGGAATCGTTGGCTACGTAGGTTTTCGCAAGGCCGCCGAGGTCCTTTTGGATGGACTACGACGGGTTGAGTACCGTGGATATGATTCCGCCGGTTTGGCGGTACGGACGGAAAAGGGTTTGGAGATCGTCAAGGAAGTCGGAAAGGTCTCGGACCTCGAACAGGTCGCGAGGGGGAGAAATCTCACGGGGTGTCAGGGAATCGGACACACGAGATGGGCTACCCATGGCGGCGTGACGGTGACGAACGCACATCCTCATGCGGATGGAGCGGGACGTTTTGCTCTGGTTCACAATGGAATCATCGAGAACTATCTCGATCTTCAGGAAGAGCTTCACGCCAAGGGTGTTTGCTTCTTTTCTCAAACGGATACGGAAGTGATCGTACAGCTTCTCGCGCACCTTCGCGCCGAGACGGATGACATGCCCACCGCTCTTACGCTGCTGCAGCAGCGGCTGAACGGTTCTTTCGCCCTAGCCATCATCGACGCTCAGGAACCAGAGTGTTTCTACTGCGTGCGTCGCGGCTCACCTCTGGTTCTCGGCCTTGGGGTCGAGGAATGTTTTTGTGCCTCCGATGTGTCGGCACTCCTTCCCTACACGAAAAACGTGGTCTACCTCGAAGAGGGAGACACCGCTAGAGTGTGCACGAAGGGCGTGGAAATATGGAACGAGTGTGGCGAGGAAGTGTGCCGGGATGTTGCGATCGTCGATTGGGACGTCTCCATGTCTGAAAAGGACGGATATCCCCACTACATGCTGAAGGAGATCAACGAGCAAGGAGCGGTGTTTCGTTCTACGCTGAAGGGACGCATCACCGAGGGGCGTATCGATCTCTCGAACGATCTCGACTGGGATGCCTCCAAAATCAACTCGTGGAAGAATGTGCACATCGTCGCCTGCGGAACGTCCTACTACGCCTCCCTTGTGGCCCAAAGGGCATTGGAACAATGGACGGACTGTCATATCGTTGTGGACGTCGCCTCGGAATATCGTTATCGCAGGATGAAGGCGGATCCCAGCACGCTGGCGGTGTTCGTCTCCCAGTCGGGAGAGACGGCAGACACGCTTGCAGCCCAAAGGAAAGCTCGCAGCGAAGGTGCGCACTGTCTGGCGATCACAAACGTCCGAGGTTCCACGCTGGCGAGGGAAGTGCACGATGTGCTTCTGCTAAAAGCAGGGCCCGAGATCGGTGTTGCCGCCACAAAAACCTTCATGGGGCAGATGGTGGCACTGTATCTTCTCGCACTCTTTCTCGGCGAGGCGAGGAGAACGTTGTCCGCCGCGGAAGCGAAACGCCTTGCGGAAGAGCTGCTCCACCTTCCCTATAAAGTTGAAATTGTTCTCAACAGACAGGATGCCATCAAGGAAATTGCACGGAAATATGCGGAAAAACGTAATTTCCTCTATCTCGGAAGAGGCAACACGTATCCCGTCGCTCTCGAAGGCGCGCTCAAGCTCAAGGAAATTTCCTACATCCATGCAGAAGCCTACGCGGCAGGCGAGATGAAACACGGCCCAATCGCATTACTGGAGCCGGACGTTCCTGTCCTTGTGATTGTACCCAGAAACAGTCTTTACGAAAAAACACTCTCGAACATACAGGAGGCGAAGGCACGACACAGTGCCATCATCGCCGTAGGGACCGACGGCGATGCTCTCCTGCCCCATCACGTGGAGGACATTCTCTGGATTCCTTGGACGGATGAAGAATTTGTTCCATTTCTGGCGGTTGTTCCGTTGCAGTTGTTTGCCTATCACGCGGCAGTCCTGCGCGGATGCGAAATCGATCAGCCGAGGAACCTCGCGAAAAGCGTTACCGTGGAATAA